In Marinibacterium anthonyi, the DNA window CAGCGAAAACACCGGGGTCCCCTTGGACCGCAGGGCGCGCAACAGCCGGACGGAGCGGGCGATTTCGGGCTGCGCCATCTCGATCCAGCGGTCATGCCACATGCGGATCTCTGTTTGCCAGTCGGGGTATTCCTCGGCCGTGGCGTAGACGGTGTCGGTGAAATGCTGGCCCTGGTCCACCTTGTCGTTCATCGCGTGCAGGTCCACCGCCTCGAACATGGCGCGGCGGCGGTCCTCGCCGATTTCGCTGTCGTAGAACCGTTCCGGTTGCCATTCGATCAGCACGTTGCCGATGTCGAAGATGACGGCTTCTGGTCGCATTGCTCTGCCCCTTGCGTGGTCAAAAATCTCGTGGAGATTTTTGGCAAATTTCTTTGAAAGAAATTTGGGGCGCAAGGGGCGGAAGCGGGAAGCCGCCATTCGGGTCCGGTATCAGCCGAACAGCGCCTCGGCGTGGAAGGCGACATGCTCTTCCATGAAGCTCGACACGAAGAAGTAGCTGTGATCATACCCCTTCTGCAGGCGGAACACGGCCGGCTGCCGGTGCGAGGCGATGGCGTCGGCCATGATCTCGGGGCGCAGCAGGTCGATGAACTGGTCGGTCGACCCGGTATCCATCAGCACCGGCCCGTCGAACCCCTTCTCGCGCATCAGGTGCGACGCGTCGTGCTTGGCCCATGCGGTTTCGGTGCCGCCCAGGTAGGCGGTCAGCTGCTTGCGGCCCCAGTCCGACCCCATCGGATTGCAGATCGGCGAGAAGGCCGAGACCGACTTGAACCGGCCGGGCGTGTTCATCGCGATGGTCAGCGCGCCGTGGCCGCCCATGGAATGGCCGGTGATCGACTGGCGTTCCATGTCCAGCGGGAATTCCCCGGCCACCAGCGCGGGCAGCTCGTCGACCACGTAATCCCACATCTTGAAATGCTTCGCCCAGGGATCCTGGGTGGCGTTCACGTAGAACCCGGCGCCCTTGCCCAGGTCATAGGCATCGTCGTCGGCCACGTCGTCGCCGCGCGGCGAGGTGTCGGGAAAGATCAGCGCGATGCCCTGTTCGGCGGCCCAGGCCTGGGCGCCGGCCTTGGTCATGGCGTTTTCATGGGTGCAGGTCAGACCCGACAGGTACCACAGCAGCGGCACCGGGCCGTCCTTGGCGTCCTCGGGCAGGAACAGACCAAAGGTCATGTCGCAATTGCAGGCGGCGGAGCTGTGCGTATAGACCCCCTGGGTGCCGCCGAAGCTTCTGTTTTCGGATACGGTTTCCATGATTCCTCCCCTTGGGACTATGTCGTGTCGCGCCCGTACCTAACCGCAGGGCAGCCACCGGTAAAGGCGGACGAAAGGCGCAGGTCTCAGCCCCCGACCCAGGCGATGACCAGCGGCACGGTGAGGATGCTGACGGTGGTCGATATCAGGATGGCGGCCGATGCCCGCTGCGGCGCGATCCCGTAATGCTGGGCCAGCATGAAGACGTTGCCCGCCACCGGCAGCGACGCCGCCGAGATCGTGACCATCGCCGCGAAAGGATCCACCGGGAACAGCCACAGCACGCCGATCGCCACGAACAGCGGATGCAGGATCAGCTTGCAGGTGCTCAGCCAGCCCGCGATCGCCACCCGTTCCGCCGATTTGCCCGCCAGCGACGCACCGATCGCGAACAGCGCGCCGGGTGTGGCCGAGGCGCCCAGCATCACCAGGAATTCGTCCATCGGCCGCGGGATCGGAATATCCAGCGCCGACCAGCCCAGCCCCGCCACGATCGACACGATCATCGGGTTCTTCAGCAGCCCCAGCCCGATCTGCCCGAAGGTGGCCAGCGACAGCCGGCCGGTGCGGCCCGCGTTGACCAGGATGACGATCAGGCTGGAAAACACGATCAGATCGACGGTCAGCACCAGCATGTTGGGCCCGATCGCCCCTTCGCCGAACAGGGTTATGAACATCGGCAGGCCCAGGAACCCGACGTTGCCGATCGCCGCGCATTGCGCCTCGACCGCGGCGGTCTGCATGTTCAGCCCGCGCAGGAAAGCCACGCCGGTGGCGATCGCGTAGACGGTCGCCGTGCCGCACAGGTAGCCCAGCACAAGGTTCCAGTTGATCACGTCGGCCAGCGACAGCGAGGCCGAAAACCGGAACAGCATCGCCGAAAGCGCGAAGAAGAAGACGAACTTGGTCAGGTAGCCGGTCGCCTCGGGCGTAAAGAAGCGCGTCCGCCCGGCGATGAACCCGACGCCGATGATCGCAAAAAAGGGAAGGGTTCTCAGGAAGATCTCGACCATGTGCGCAGGCGTAGCGAAGCCTTGGGATCACCGCAAGTGACCTCGATCATGCACAAGTGAACGATCCATCGGTCACATCCCGTTCGCCGCAGCGGCATGCAGGTGCAAGTGCGCTTGTCCCAACTGAACCGGTCGGTTTATGATCCGTGCGGGATATCGAAGGGACATGAAATGGGTGACACCACCTCTGTGGTGCGCACGGGCCGCAAGTTCGACCAGGTCCTTGCCGGCGCGCGCGAGGTGTTCATGGCGGACGGTTTCGAAGGGGCCAGCGTCGATGACATCGCGAAGGCGGCCGGCGTATCGAAGGCGACGCTCTACAGCTATTTCCCGGACAAGCGGCTGTTGTTCATGGAAGTCGCCAAGCACGAATGCCACCGCATGGCCGAGGAAACCGAGGCCCGGATCGACAGTACCAAGCCCGTGCCCGAAGTCCTGACGCTTGCCGCGGTCGAGATCGTGACCTTCCTGACATCGGCCTTCGGACAGCAGATCCACCGAATCTGCGTGGCCGAAGCCGAACGCTTTCCCGAACTGGGCCGCGCCTTTTATGAAAACGGCCCCGAACGCGGCCGCGAACGGCTGGCGGTCTACCTGCGCAAAATGGTCAGCGCCGGCGAAATGGTGATCGAGGACGTGCCGCTCGCGGCCGAACAATTCTCGGAACTCTGCAAGTGCCGGCTCTGGACCCGGGCGGTTTTCGGCGTGCAGACCGATTTCACCCGGGACGAGATCCGCTTTGTCGCGACCGAGGCGGTCAAGACCTTCCTGGCCCGCTACGGCGCCTGCAAGGCGTGATGCCCGCCGACGCTCGCCACCGCGCGCGCCTGCTGCTTCTTTCTCTTGATAAATACCCGGCCCGACACCGGCCACACGCGGGCCTTCGGTCAGTCCAGCCGCCGCACCAGAAGCTGGTTGCTGTCGTCGCGCCGGGTCTCCAGCGTCTTGATGGCGCGGATCAGGTCCGACAGCTTGCGCTTGCCATAGGATCGCGTGTCGAAATCCGGGTTGGACGCGGTGATGAACTGGCCGATGGGGCCAAGCGCGTACCAGTCGTCTTCCTGTTCGATCGTGTCCATCGCGCGGTGCACCAGGTCGCGCACCTCGTTCAGCGACCGCTGGGTCTTGGGCGCCTCGTCGGC includes these proteins:
- a CDS encoding HAD family phosphatase, with the translated sequence MRPEAVIFDIGNVLIEWQPERFYDSEIGEDRRRAMFEAVDLHAMNDKVDQGQHFTDTVYATAEEYPDWQTEIRMWHDRWIEMAQPEIARSVRLLRALRSKGTPVFSLTNFGIESFDYALTHYPFLDEFDRKYISGHMKVTKPDPQIYRMVEDDCGIAPRNLLFADDRPDNIAAAQVRGWQTHLFTGPDGWADCLVSHGLLTEEEAA
- the fghA gene encoding S-formylglutathione hydrolase, with translation METVSENRSFGGTQGVYTHSSAACNCDMTFGLFLPEDAKDGPVPLLWYLSGLTCTHENAMTKAGAQAWAAEQGIALIFPDTSPRGDDVADDDAYDLGKGAGFYVNATQDPWAKHFKMWDYVVDELPALVAGEFPLDMERQSITGHSMGGHGALTIAMNTPGRFKSVSAFSPICNPMGSDWGRKQLTAYLGGTETAWAKHDASHLMREKGFDGPVLMDTGSTDQFIDLLRPEIMADAIASHRQPAVFRLQKGYDHSYFFVSSFMEEHVAFHAEALFG
- a CDS encoding auxin efflux carrier; translation: MVEIFLRTLPFFAIIGVGFIAGRTRFFTPEATGYLTKFVFFFALSAMLFRFSASLSLADVINWNLVLGYLCGTATVYAIATGVAFLRGLNMQTAAVEAQCAAIGNVGFLGLPMFITLFGEGAIGPNMLVLTVDLIVFSSLIVILVNAGRTGRLSLATFGQIGLGLLKNPMIVSIVAGLGWSALDIPIPRPMDEFLVMLGASATPGALFAIGASLAGKSAERVAIAGWLSTCKLILHPLFVAIGVLWLFPVDPFAAMVTISAASLPVAGNVFMLAQHYGIAPQRASAAILISTTVSILTVPLVIAWVGG
- the acnR_2 gene encoding HTH-type transcriptional repressor AcnR; translated protein: MGDTTSVVRTGRKFDQVLAGAREVFMADGFEGASVDDIAKAAGVSKATLYSYFPDKRLLFMEVAKHECHRMAEETEARIDSTKPVPEVLTLAAVEIVTFLTSAFGQQIHRICVAEAERFPELGRAFYENGPERGRERLAVYLRKMVSAGEMVIEDVPLAAEQFSELCKCRLWTRAVFGVQTDFTRDEIRFVATEAVKTFLARYGACKA